The genomic window GTGGACGGCGAGGTGCGCCTGACGCACGCGCCCAGCGATTACCGGGGCGCGGTGGCGAGCGTGTACGGCCCGCTGAGCGCGAACCGCGTGCTGACCGTGTCGGGCGAGGGGGTGCGCGGGGTGGTATCCCGCCCGGAGCTGACCCGCGCGCGGCGCGACCGGATGCATGTCAGCGTGAACGGGCGGCCGGTGCTGGCCCCGCCGGAGCTGGAACGCGCGGTGATTGAGGGCTTCGGAGAGCTGCTCCCGGCGGGCGTGGCGCCGCTGTGCGTGCTGGACGTGACGGTCGCGCCCGGGGATCACAATCCGAACGTGCATCCGGCCAAGCAGGTGGTGGCGCTGGCGGATCTGCCGGGCGTGGCGGCGCGGGTGCGGGCGGCGGTGGCGGCGGCGCTCTCAGCCCACCCGCTGGCGCGTGCGCTGCCGGAGTTGCGTCCAGGGGCACAACCCACGTCCGCGCCGGGGCACGCGGCGTTCCCGGCGCTGACACTGCTGGGCGTGTACCAGGAGCTGTACCTGCTCGCGCAGGGCGAGGGGGACCTGTGGGTGGTGGACGCGCACGCCGCGCATGAGCGGGCGCTGTTCGAGCACCTGACCCGCACGCTGGGCGCCCAGGCCCCGGCGGAGCTGCCCGAGCCGGAGCTGCTGCACCTGACGCCCGAGCAGCTCGCGCGCCTGCACGAGCGCGGCCCGGAGTTGCAGGGCTGGGGCCTGACGCTGGAGGACTTCGGCGCGGGGCTGGCGCGGCTGCGCACCCTGCCCGCCGCGCTGGCCCCGCTGAACGTGCCCCGGCTGCACGAGCAGATCGTCGAGTGCGCCCTGGGGGACGGCCCGGACCCGCGGCGGGACGTGCTGGCGCGGCTGGCCTGCGCGCCCGCGCTGAAGGCCGGCATGCTGGATGAGGCGCGCGGTCAGGCGGTGCTGGACGCCCTGGCCGGCTGCGAGCATCCGTGGGCGTGCCCGCACGGGCGACCCACCGTGCTGCGCCTCAGCGAGCGGGATCTGGCGCACGCGTTCGGGCGGCGGGGCGCGCGGGACGTGCCGCGGGGCCGGGACGCGGCGCCCGTCCGTGCGCCGGATTCAGGTCCTGACGTCAGCGGGTCGTGAAGGCGCTGCGCTGGCCGCTGAACAGCGTGGGGAAGGTCGCGCGGGCCTGACGGCTCAGCACGGGCTGCACCCAGTACGGCAGGTTGCTCCTGGCGTTCATGATCTCGAAGTGCCCGTCGCGGCTTTCGGTGGTCACGCCGGTCCAGCCGGGCCGCAGCGTGAGGCTGTAGTAGGTGTTCAGGCCCGCGCAGCGCCCCCGCAGGGTGACGGTGCGGTCGCTGTACACCCACTGGCCGCGCCGGGTGGGCGTGGTGGGGTGATCGGCCTGCACCAGGGTCGCCACGGCGTTCGTGCCCGCGTTGAACAGCAGCAGGGTCTCGGCGGTGTAGGTGCGCGCGCCGCCGGGCTGCACGGTCACGCCGTCGCAGACGTCCAGGGGCTGCACGGGGGGTTTGAAGGTGGCGGGCACGACCACGTTGAAGCGCGCGCCTTTCAGGGGCCCCATGCCGAGCAGCCAGCCGCCGCTCAGGTTGGTCAGCAGGACCGTCAGTGGTCCGGCGCCCAGGGGGGCGGCCTGGGTGGGGTTGCGCAGTTCACCACCCAGGCTGAAGGAGGCGGCGGGGGCCAGGGTCACGGTGCTGAGCAGGAGGGTCAGGGACGCGCGGGTGTTCACGCGCCGCAGGGTGCGCCCCGCGCGTCAATGACATGTCGGCTCCCGTGAAATTCATCACAGTTTGCGCCTCCGGAGCAGAGCCCAGAAGCGGCGGCATGCGGCCCTGGGCCAGTGACGGTCAAGTGCGTTCAGCCTGATGCCGCTGGGATCGGGTTGGCGCCCCGGCCTCTGAGGTCAGAAGTGGGTGCGGTAGGTGCCGGGGCGGGGGGTGGGGCGACGTTCGGTGCGTAGCGCAGGATTGCGGCGGGTGGCGTCTAGGTAGACCAGACGGAGCAGCTCCCAGCGTTTCAGACCGGGCTTGTGCCGCTGCTTGCTCAGCACCTGGCGTTCCAGTGCAGAGCGGTTGCCGTTCAGGGCGGCCAGCACACGCGCCTCCCAGTACACGTCCTGCGCGGAGTCACGTCGGCCGGGGCCGCGGGGAATCTGGGCGTAGCGGTCACCGCCGCCCAGCACGCTGCGCAGGAAGAGCGCGGCGGTGGTCAGAACGACAACCAGCAGCAGCGTTGTAAGGATCATGCCCGTACTCTAGCGAGGACAGCCTGGGCCGTGTGGCGAAGTTTGTCACGTCATCAGCCGCAGTTCAGACAGGGGCGCCCAGCGTAGATGCCTGGGCCGGGTCCGCCCCACCGGCTGGCCAGGGGGCGTTCAGCGGTAGCGGGCGATGTCCCGGTTGTGTTCGGCGAACGTGTGATTCACGTAGATCTTGCCGTTCAGGCCGTGCAGGAAGTACACGGCGTCCCGGCCGTCCGTCAGGGTGCGCCTGGGTTGCAGCACCGCCAGCAGCGCGGCCTCGCCGGGATTGTTGATGGGCCCGGCGGGCAGTCCGGCGCGGGTGTACGTGGAGTACGGGGTGTCCTTTGTGAAGTCCCCGGCGCTGCGGTCCAGTTCCGGCAGGTTCTTGCCCAGCCCGTAGGCGACGGTGGGGTCGCTGCCGAGGGTCATGCCGTCGCGCAGGCGGTTCAGGAACACCCCGGCAATGACGGGCATCTCGGTGTCGTTCGCGGCTTCGGCCTGCACCATGCTGGCCAGGATCACCCAGTCGCGGACACTCAGGCCCAGTTTCTTCGCGCTGGCGACGCGTTCGGGCGTGAATTCCCGGCTCATGCGGTCCAGCAGGGTCTGCACGACCTGCTGCGGCGTCGCCTGGGGGCGCAGGTCGTACGTGGCGGGGAACAGGAATCCTTCGAGGTTCTGCTGCTTGCCGCTGGCGTAGGGGCTGAGGGCCGCGTCATTCAGGACCTTCAGGATGGCCGCGCCGTCAAATCCGGCCTTCTGGAAGATGGCGGGCAGGTCACGCACGCGCCGGCCCTCGGGGATCGTGACACTCACGGTGGGGATGCGGGCGGGCCCGGCGAGTTTCGCGGCGACCTGCTCGGCGGTCATCTGGCCGTTCAGGTCGTACAGGCCCTCCTTGAGGCTGCCGGCCGTGCCGCTGCGTTTCATCAGGAAGCGCAGCACGTCCCCGTTCTTCACGATGCGCCGCTCCTGGAGGGTGGAGGCCACGCCGGCCAGGGTGTCGCCGGGTTTGACCGTCAGGGTGTACGGGGCGCCGCCCGCCGGGCCCAGCAGGCCGCGCACGTACCACAGGGCGCCGCCCACCGCGCCGAACAGCAGCAGCGTGAAGATCGCCAGGACGCGCAGGCACCCGGCCCCGCCGCGTCTCACGCGGCACCTCCGGCGTGCGTGGCGATCCGGGCGCGCAGTTCCTCGTCGGCGGGTGGGCGCGCCCCGAAGCGCGACACGACCCAGCCGCCCACCTGCACGGCCAGGCGCGCGGCGCGTCCGGCGTCGCCGTGCCGGAGCCACTCGGCCAGGAACGCGCCGCCGAAGGCGTCCCCGGCGCCCGTGGCGTCCACGGCGCGGTCCGGGGTGGCGGGGACCTGCACGCGCGCCTGCGCGGGCCCTTCGATCAGCACGCCGTCCTCGTCGAGTTTCATGACGATCAGGGCGTCCGGGAAGCGCGCCCGGAACCAGTCCATGGCTTCGTGGCGGTCCCCGCGGCCGCTCATGGCGCGGGCCTCATCGTCGTTCGGGAACAGGATGTCCACGGGCAGGCGGTCCAGGATGCGCAGGAACACCTCGCGGCCCATGCTCTGGATCATCTGGAAGCTGCCGGGGTCCAGGCTGAGGGTCGCGCCGCCCGCGCGGGCCAGCTGCGCGGCGTGCAGCGCGGCCGAGCGGGGCGGGTCGCGGAACAGGCTCCAGGCGGTCAGGTGCAGGTGCCCGCAGGCGCGCAGCACCTCGCTGGGCAGCTCGTGCGGCAGGAGTTCCCAGTCGGCGCCCTGGCCGGTCAGCATGGCGCGCTGCCCCCGCCGGTCAATCAGGCCCAGGATGACGCCCGTGGGGTGCTCGGCGCTCTCGATGACGTCCGCCGCGACGCCCTCGGCCTGGAGTTCCGCCACGGCCAGCTCACCGAACCGGTCCTGCCCGATCTTCCCGACGAAATGCACGGCGCGCCCCGTCCCGGATCGCCGCGCCCAGACGGCCAGGTTAGCGGCGCTGCCCCCGCCCGAGAGTTCAATGCGGCCCGTGCTGTCCCCTCCGGGCAGCAGCAGGGTGTCCGGCTTCGCCAGCACGTCCCAGGTCAGGTCTCCCAGCGAAACCAGCGGTCGTTCAGTCATGTTCAGGGCGCAGCATAGCGCGCGGCAGGGGCGCGGGCAGGCGGCGGGCGGCCGGGGCGCGCGGGCGGGCCCTTGAGCGGCCCACGCCGGAATCGGTAGCATGCGCGGCGTGTCCCCTGCACAAGTCCGCTCGCCGCTCGGCTGCCTCGCCGCCCGGCCGGGCGCTCCGCTGGCGGACGCCGATCCCTCACTCCGTCTTCGCTGGCGTCCACGTCTCCTTCCGCCTCCCGACCGGGCTCCGCCCGGACCTGCCGCCCGCGGCCGCTCGCGCGACCCGCGGCGGACCTGACCGGGCCGTTCCTGCCCCGTGCCTGAACCGGACCGCGCGCCCCTGTGGGACCTGACGCAGCAGAGCCGAGCGAACCTGCTCACGGCCCTGCTGCCCATGCTGCTGTCGGTCGCGCTGATCGTCGCGGCGTTCCTGCCCGCCCGGCGCACCCTGACGTACAACGACGTGGCCTGGAACACCACGTCGTACCAGCAGCTGCTGACCACGCTGGTGCACTACGCGGCCGTGGAGGTCCAGGCGACCGTGGCCCCCGCGCAGCTGGACGAGGAGCGCCGCAGGGTCGTGCAGCTGCTGGACGGCGCCCAGGACCGGTACCCGCACCTGCAGGAGCGGGAGCAGGAGGCGCAGGTGCAGCTGCGGAACATCCGGCCCCTGATCGACCAACGCACCCCGCAGGCCACGCAGGAGGCCCTGCGGATCGCGGTGGAGCTCGACGCGGCGAACAGTCAGTTTCAGGAGGGCCTGGGCCGCAGCCTGCAACTGGAACTGCGGGGTCTGGAGAGCACGATGCTGCTGGCCGGTCTGATCAGCGGCCTGATGGGCAGCGTGCTGATCCTGGCGGCCCTGAACCGCGCCGGGCACGAGCGCCGCAGCCGCGAGCACAGCGAGACGCAGCAGCGCGAGGCGCTGGGCATGGCCGCGCATGAACTGCGCCGCCCCATGCAGGCGCTGCTGCTGGCCACCGAGGCCCTGCGGCACACCGACAACCTGCGCGCGCGGGAGAAACTGCTGCGCAGCATCGAGGACGCGGCCGAGCAGCTTGCCAGCCGCAGCGAGCTGGAACAGCTGGACGCCCGGTACGTGCGCATGACGGGCGCGCCGGCTCCCACGGACCTCACGGCGCTCGTGGCGCGGCACGAGAACCTGCGCGTGCGGGTGCGGCGTCCGTCCGCGCCGCTGCTGTGGACGGTGGACGCCGCGCAGGTGCAGCAGATCATCGAGAACCTCGTGGAGAACGCCTGCAAGTACAGCAGCGGGCCGGTCACGGTCACGCTGGACCCGCCGTCGGCCACGTGGGGGCCGGTCATCCGCGTGACCGATCACGGGCCGGGCCTGCATCCCAGCCTGCACGAGCAGGCGTTCCAGATCGGCACGCGTCTCGCCACGCACGTGCCCGGGCGTGGCCTGGGTTTGCCGCTCTCGCGGCGGCTGGCGCAGGTGAACCGCGCGGAGATCACCCTGCATGACACGCCGGGCGGCGGCCTGGACGTCCGCGTGGCCTTCCACCGGACCGACTGACCGCGGCGCGCGCTAGGACTGCGCCGCGCCCGGTCCTGTCATGCTGAGGTATGACGCTCGGACGCGGGACATGGCGGGCTTGGATGTGGGGGGCGGCGCTGCTGGGCGCGGCGCTGGGTCAGGGCGCGGCCGAGGGGACGGCGGCGCACGCGGGCCCACCGGAGTTTCTGGTGCAGCTGACGCTGCTGCTGGCCGTGTCCGCGCTGGCTGCTTACGGGTCGTTCCGGCTGCGGCTGCTGCCGATCATCGGGTTCCTGATTGCCGGGGTGCTGGTGGGCCCCGGCGCGCTGGGCCTCATCCGCGACCCGGAGCTGATCTCGGCGGCGTCCGAGGTGGGCGTGATGCTGCTGCTGTTCACCATCGGGATTGAGTTCAGCCTGGAGCGCCTGTCGCGGATCGCGCGGCTGATCTTCCTGGGGGGCGGGTTGCAGGTGGGCCTGACCCTGCTGGCGGCGGCGGGCGCGCTGCTGGCAGTGGGCGTGGGCGCCGCGGACGCGGTGTTCACCGGGTGCCTTGTGGCGCTGTCGAGCACCGCGATCGTGATGAAACTGCTGGGCGAGCGGGGCGAGACGAACGCCCGCACCGGGCAGGTCAGCCTGGGCATCCTGATCTTTCAGGATCTGGCGGTGGTGCTGATGGTCCTCCTGATTCCCATGCTGGCCGGGCAGGGCGGCGGGGCGGGCGGGGTGCTGCTGGCGCTGGCGAAGGCAGCGGGGATCATCGTGCTGGTGCTGGTCGCGGCGCGGCGGGTGGTGCCGCCCCTGATGGAGGTCGTGGCGCGGACGTGCAGCACGGAAATCTTCCTGCTGGCGGTCGTGGCGCTGTGCTTCGGGACGGCCAGCCTGACCGCGCTGGCCGGCGTGAGCCTGGCGCTGGGCGCGTTCCTGGCGGGCCTGCTGGTTAGCGAGAGCCGCTACGGCGCGCAGGCCATGGGTGAGATCCTGCCGCTGCAGATTCTGTTCAGCGCGGCGTTCTTCCTGTCGGTGGGCCTGCAGCTGGACCTGGGGTTCGTGGCGGGCAACCTGGGGCTGGTGCTGGGCGCCGCCGCGCTGATCGCGCTGCTGAAGGTGGTGGTGACGTCCGTCAGCGTGCGCCTGCTGGGCGAGGACTGGCGCACGGCCCTGCCGGTGGCGCTGCTGACCGGGCAGGTCGGGGAGTTCTCGTTCGTGCTGGCCACGACGGGCGCGGCGCTGGGCCTGAGTTTCGCAGGCCTGGGCGAGCGCGGTACTGGGGTGTTCATCGCGGCGACGGTGCTGCTCATGGCGTTCACGCCCGCCCTGGCGGCGCTGGCGGGGCCGCTGCTGACGCGCCTGCCCTCCCCCGCCCCGGCGCGTACGCCCGGCGCCGATCCGGACGCGGATGGCGGCTCGCATGGGCTGCCCGTCCGAGACCGCGTGGTGTTCCTGGGCTACGGCGCGCACGCCCGGCTGGCTGCGCGGGCCCTGAGCCGCGCGGGACAGCCGTACTCGGTGGTCACGCGCAGCCCGGACGGCGCCAGTGAACTTCAGGGGCGCGGCGCGCCGGTCCTGATCGCGGACTACACCCGCGCGGGGCTACTGCGCGACCTGAGCATCGACTCGGCCCGCGCGGTCGTCATCGCGGACGACGACACCGAGATGACCGAACGGACCCTGAGTGTCCTGCGCACAGTCGCGCCGCAGGTGCAGGTCATCACGCGCGCCAGCTCAGCCGAGGGGTTCGCGGGGTTGCAGGCGCTGGGCGCCCAGCACGTCCTGAGCGCCCACAAGGAGGTCGCGGCGGGCATCCTCGACCTGCTGACCCCACCGGAGGTCACGCGGGCGGAACTGTCCCGCCACCTCGCCGAGCACCCGCCCGTGACCCTGAGCGCCACGCAGCGCGCCCAGTGCGAGCACGCCGCGCACAACGCCGGGCCGGTCACGCCCGAGGCGGACGTGTGCCTGGAGTGCGTGGCCGCCGGGGACACCTGGGTGCACCTGCGGGTGTGCATGACCTGCGGGCACGTCGGCTGCTGCGATTCAAGCAAGAACCGCCACGCGACCCGCCACGCGCAGGGTCAGGGGCACCCGGTCATCCGCAGCGCCGAGCCCGGCGAGGACTGGGCGTACTGCTACGAGCACCGCTGGACGAAATAACCTCCAAGTGGATCGAGCACCGGCCGGTCATAGGCACTGACCGGCCGGTGTGCTGGCGTGGCCGGTCCGGTCAGTGCCCGGCGGAGGCGCCACCGGGGCTGCTCAGGCGGCGGAAGAGGGTCGCGGACGCCTCGTTCAGGCCCAGCAGGGTGGGGGGCTGGCCCTGGCGGGTAAACCGGGTCAGGACCTTGTCCAGCGCGGCCACGGCGGACCCGTCCCAGAGGTGCGCGCCGCTCAGGTCGATCACGACGGGGCCCCCGTGCGTGAAGTCGAACTGCCGCAGGAAGTCGTGCGTGCTCACGAAGAACAGCTGCCCCTGCACGTGATACGTGCGCAGACCGCCGGTGTCGCTGACGGTCACGCGGGACGCGTTCGAGACCTGCCGGGCGAACAGCAGCGCGCTGAGGATCACGCCCACCAGCACGCCCCGGCTGAGGTCGTGCGTGAAAACCGTGACAGCCACGGTGCTCAGCATGACGAGCACCTCGCCCCGGGGCGTGACGCGCAGGTCACGCAGGCTGCGCCAGTCGAAGGTGCTGACCGACACGACGATCATGACCGCCACGAGGGCCGCCATGGGAATCTGCACGAGCAGGGGTTGCAGTGCCAGAATCAGGATCAGCAGGCCCAGGCCTGCCGTAAAGGTGGACAGTCGCCCGCGGCCGCCGTTGGTGACGTTGATCATGCTCTGGCCAATCATGGCGCATCCGGCCATTCCGCCGAAGAACCCGGTGATGATGTTCGCCGCGCCCTGCGCGCGGGCCTCGGTGTTCTTGTCGCTGGTGGTGTCGGTGCGTTCGTCGATGAGCTGCGCGGTCAGCAGGCTCTCCAGCAGACCCACGAGCGCCAGCGTCAGCGAGACGGGCAGGATGATGCCCAGCGTCTCCAGGGTCAGCGGCACCTGCGGCAGCGCCAGGGGCGGCAGCGTGCCCGGCAGGGTTCCCATGTCCCCCACGGTGCGGACGTCCGCGCCGGTCAGGACCGACACGGCGGTCAGGGTCACGATGGCGACCAGGGCGCTGGGCACCGCGCGGAACACGCGGGGCAGCAGGTAGATGATGGCCAGCCCGGCCGCGAGCATCGCGTACGTCTGCACGTTCGCGCCGATCAGCTGCGGCAGCTGCGCCAGGAAGATCAGGATGGCCAGGGCGTTCACGAAGCCGGTCATGACGCTGCGCGGCACGAACTTCAGATAACGGGCCAGGCCCGCCCAGCCGAACGCGACCTGCAGGGCGCCCGTCAGGACGCTCGCGGCGAACAGGTACGCCAGTCCGTGGTCTTTCACGAGGCCGGTCATGAGCAGCGCCATCGCGCCGGTCGCGGCGCTGATCATGCCGGGCCGTCCGCCGATGAACGCCGTGACGATCGCGATGATGAACGACGCGTACAGGCCCACCTGCGGGTCCACGCCCGCAATGATTGAGAACGCGATCGCCTCGGGAATCAGGGCCAGCGCGACGACCAGACCGGCCAGGATGTCCGCGCGGGGTTGAGCCAGCCATTCGCGCCGGTACTGCTGCGCGCGGGTCAGGGATTGTGGAGTCATGTCGCACCTCGTGGGGTGCCGTGACAACCGGCGGCGGGCGCGGGGCCTGCCGGGGTGGGAGGGGACGCGCAGGACGCGGCCCGGCTCCGGGTGTTCGGTTGTCG from Deinococcus radiotolerans includes these protein-coding regions:
- the mutL gene encoding DNA mismatch repair endonuclease MutL, with protein sequence MTSPDIHVLPAHVARLIAAGEVVSRPLDVARELVDNALDAGATRVDVEVDGGGLRLVRVRDNGTGIPAGSVGLAPLRHATSKLSPQARSVEGVTTLGFRGEALWAAAQAGELHVVSRPAAQVGACEVLAQGEDVQVARASAPAGTTVTVRNLFARLPGRLRTQAPAASEVREVTALLGRYVLHHPGLHWRLTVDGEVRLTHAPSDYRGAVASVYGPLSANRVLTVSGEGVRGVVSRPELTRARRDRMHVSVNGRPVLAPPELERAVIEGFGELLPAGVAPLCVLDVTVAPGDHNPNVHPAKQVVALADLPGVAARVRAAVAAALSAHPLARALPELRPGAQPTSAPGHAAFPALTLLGVYQELYLLAQGEGDLWVVDAHAAHERALFEHLTRTLGAQAPAELPEPELLHLTPEQLARLHERGPELQGWGLTLEDFGAGLARLRTLPAALAPLNVPRLHEQIVECALGDGPDPRRDVLARLACAPALKAGMLDEARGQAVLDALAGCEHPWACPHGRPTVLRLSERDLAHAFGRRGARDVPRGRDAAPVRAPDSGPDVSGS
- the mltG gene encoding endolytic transglycosylase MltG, producing MRRGGAGCLRVLAIFTLLLFGAVGGALWYVRGLLGPAGGAPYTLTVKPGDTLAGVASTLQERRIVKNGDVLRFLMKRSGTAGSLKEGLYDLNGQMTAEQVAAKLAGPARIPTVSVTIPEGRRVRDLPAIFQKAGFDGAAILKVLNDAALSPYASGKQQNLEGFLFPATYDLRPQATPQQVVQTLLDRMSREFTPERVASAKKLGLSVRDWVILASMVQAEAANDTEMPVIAGVFLNRLRDGMTLGSDPTVAYGLGKNLPELDRSAGDFTKDTPYSTYTRAGLPAGPINNPGEAALLAVLQPRRTLTDGRDAVYFLHGLNGKIYVNHTFAEHNRDIARYR
- a CDS encoding carbohydrate kinase family protein; its protein translation is MTERPLVSLGDLTWDVLAKPDTLLLPGGDSTGRIELSGGGSAANLAVWARRSGTGRAVHFVGKIGQDRFGELAVAELQAEGVAADVIESAEHPTGVILGLIDRRGQRAMLTGQGADWELLPHELPSEVLRACGHLHLTAWSLFRDPPRSAALHAAQLARAGGATLSLDPGSFQMIQSMGREVFLRILDRLPVDILFPNDDEARAMSGRGDRHEAMDWFRARFPDALIVMKLDEDGVLIEGPAQARVQVPATPDRAVDATGAGDAFGGAFLAEWLRHGDAGRAARLAVQVGGWVVSRFGARPPADEELRARIATHAGGAA
- a CDS encoding sensor histidine kinase: MPEPDRAPLWDLTQQSRANLLTALLPMLLSVALIVAAFLPARRTLTYNDVAWNTTSYQQLLTTLVHYAAVEVQATVAPAQLDEERRRVVQLLDGAQDRYPHLQEREQEAQVQLRNIRPLIDQRTPQATQEALRIAVELDAANSQFQEGLGRSLQLELRGLESTMLLAGLISGLMGSVLILAALNRAGHERRSREHSETQQREALGMAAHELRRPMQALLLATEALRHTDNLRAREKLLRSIEDAAEQLASRSELEQLDARYVRMTGAPAPTDLTALVARHENLRVRVRRPSAPLLWTVDAAQVQQIIENLVENACKYSSGPVTVTLDPPSATWGPVIRVTDHGPGLHPSLHEQAFQIGTRLATHVPGRGLGLPLSRRLAQVNRAEITLHDTPGGGLDVRVAFHRTD
- a CDS encoding cation:proton antiporter; its protein translation is MTLGRGTWRAWMWGAALLGAALGQGAAEGTAAHAGPPEFLVQLTLLLAVSALAAYGSFRLRLLPIIGFLIAGVLVGPGALGLIRDPELISAASEVGVMLLLFTIGIEFSLERLSRIARLIFLGGGLQVGLTLLAAAGALLAVGVGAADAVFTGCLVALSSTAIVMKLLGERGETNARTGQVSLGILIFQDLAVVLMVLLIPMLAGQGGGAGGVLLALAKAAGIIVLVLVAARRVVPPLMEVVARTCSTEIFLLAVVALCFGTASLTALAGVSLALGAFLAGLLVSESRYGAQAMGEILPLQILFSAAFFLSVGLQLDLGFVAGNLGLVLGAAALIALLKVVVTSVSVRLLGEDWRTALPVALLTGQVGEFSFVLATTGAALGLSFAGLGERGTGVFIAATVLLMAFTPALAALAGPLLTRLPSPAPARTPGADPDADGGSHGLPVRDRVVFLGYGAHARLAARALSRAGQPYSVVTRSPDGASELQGRGAPVLIADYTRAGLLRDLSIDSARAVVIADDDTEMTERTLSVLRTVAPQVQVITRASSAEGFAGLQALGAQHVLSAHKEVAAGILDLLTPPEVTRAELSRHLAEHPPVTLSATQRAQCEHAAHNAGPVTPEADVCLECVAAGDTWVHLRVCMTCGHVGCCDSSKNRHATRHAQGQGHPVIRSAEPGEDWAYCYEHRWTK
- a CDS encoding SulP family inorganic anion transporter codes for the protein MTPQSLTRAQQYRREWLAQPRADILAGLVVALALIPEAIAFSIIAGVDPQVGLYASFIIAIVTAFIGGRPGMISAATGAMALLMTGLVKDHGLAYLFAASVLTGALQVAFGWAGLARYLKFVPRSVMTGFVNALAILIFLAQLPQLIGANVQTYAMLAAGLAIIYLLPRVFRAVPSALVAIVTLTAVSVLTGADVRTVGDMGTLPGTLPPLALPQVPLTLETLGIILPVSLTLALVGLLESLLTAQLIDERTDTTSDKNTEARAQGAANIITGFFGGMAGCAMIGQSMINVTNGGRGRLSTFTAGLGLLILILALQPLLVQIPMAALVAVMIVVSVSTFDWRSLRDLRVTPRGEVLVMLSTVAVTVFTHDLSRGVLVGVILSALLFARQVSNASRVTVSDTGGLRTYHVQGQLFFVSTHDFLRQFDFTHGGPVVIDLSGAHLWDGSAVAALDKVLTRFTRQGQPPTLLGLNEASATLFRRLSSPGGASAGH